DNA from Aquaspirillum sp. LM1:
TGAAAATTGAAAACACCGAGCTACGTGTGCATCTGGATGACAGCGCGCCGCCGCCACTGACGGGCGAGCATGTCAACAACACGCTGGTGTGGGTGCTGGCGTTTGCTCCGCTACTGGGCTTTATTCTGGAGGGCCTGGTTGCAGGGTTTGTTTATCGTGGAAATGACCATCTCATTGAGTTGGCCATGGCACATAACAAGTTCTGGTATGTGACCATTGCCTTGAACATCGGTCTGTCGTTCTGGGATGAAAAGCGTCTGCAGGAAGGTGGATTGAATACTGAAAAATTCAAGGGCTGGGTGTGGCTGGTGCCCGTGTATCTGTTTCAGCGTGCCAAGGCGCTAAAACATAATATGGCCTATTTCGCCGTGTGGATTGGTGCTTTTGTGCTGATGTTGAGCATGGCTGCTGAATATAGCCGCTAAATCTGCTTGGCGTATGCATCGATCTGCCCGACAGGTGCATCGCTCCTGTGAGATGACATGCCCTGCTGTGCATTCATCGAAAAAATCTGCGCTGGTTCATTGGCGAGTGACGCATCCTGTCAGCAGCCTATGTTGAAATGTACTGACCCGTTTCTGGGAAGCGGTGGTTTTGAATATTCAACATGGAGTTTCGGTATGTCTGTTTTGGGTAAATGGCGGTCTTTGTCTTTGGGGTTTTGTGCTCTTGTGATGGTTGCTGGGTCAACACTGGCTCAGGCAGAGAGCGTGCCAAAGTTCAAGCAAGGGGAGGATTATGCGCAGGTCCGCAGTAAATTGCTGAATGCCGGCTGGAAGCCACGGCGTATGCCAGATGCCGATCAATGCATGCAGGGAGATGATCGTTGCCAGGGTCGGCCCGAGATGGAAGCTTGTGCAGGAAGTGGTCGAGCCAATTGCCGCTTCGCCTGGAAGCGGGCTGGGGCGCTTCTGACCATTTTTACGGTAGGTTCGCCCGCCGTGTTTGAGGCTGCCAGCAATGAGTAGCTTTTGAACGAGAACGCCCCTTGCTCATTTCATGGGTAGGGGGCTTCTTGCTGTTTAGTTGCGTACTTTTCGAACCACTTCAAAAGGAAGGATATTTTCCGCACAGGCCGAGAATAATGCGCCAAAGAGCCTTTGGTCGTCTGTGAGTATGGTGTGATCCGCCGCCAGCCTCACCAGTGAGCTATCGGTGAGGCCATAGGCCAAAAATGTGTCTTGGGCACTGTCTGTCGCGATGTCGGAATGAACCTGCCTGAACTGCGCAAACAGAATCCTGGCGGTTTCATACGCTAATCGGGCCGCGTAGCCACGCAGATCAATCAGGTTGGACACTTCCGCCGCAATGTAGGGGGTGATGCACACCTCCTGGTGATTGACCATGACATCAATAACTGTCTGGTAATCTTGCAGGGTGAATTTATTCAGGCGTTTGGAGTTCTTGATGTGCCGGCCACCTTCTACTGCGCCAATCACAAGCAAAAGCAACAGGTTTGTGTCGATGATCAGCTTCTTTTGAGCCACGGCTTTAGGTTTCCGTGTAGGGTTTGAAACCTTTGAATTGCCCGCTGTGGCTGTCCACAAAGAAAACTTTGCATTCCCGGCGTTTTTTCATGATCGCAGCCAGCGCTATCAGGTTGGCTGCTGCGGGGTCTGGCGCATTGTCAGAGGCAGGCGGGGCATCACCCGCCAGTTCATAACTGAGGGTGATTTCATAAAGCGAACTGTCGGCAGAGAGCAATGCCCCCTCAAGCACCAAGTCTCTGGCACCTTTTACCAGCTTCTCGACATGCTGCTGGGCGATGCGGATCGCCTCGTCAAACTCTATCATCGCCTGCCCCGCTATCTTGCATTTACGCTGCCGTCACCAGTGCCTGCTTCATCTTCTGCAGCGCCTTGGCTTCAATCTGGCGAATCCGTTCTGCCGACACACCGTATTCCGCTGCCAGGTCGTGTAGGGTCAGGCCGCCGTCGTCGGCCAGCCAGCGTGATTCGACAATCCGGCGGCTGCGGGCGTCCAGGGTGGACAGTGCTTCTTCCAGGCCTTCGCGTTGCAGGCGGTCGAAGGCTTTTTTCTCGATCTGGCGGGTGGGTTCGTTTTCGGCGTCGGCCAGCCAGTCAATCGGCGCGTAGCCGCCTTCGTCGTCGTTGTCGTCCGCCATCAGCGCCACGTCCTGGCCGCTCATGCGGGTTTCCATTTCGCGCACTTCTTCCGGCTTCACGCCAAGGTCTTCGGCAATCTGGCGGGCTTCCTTGTCGGTCAGTGCGGAAAAACCGGACTTCATCGAGCGCAGGTTGAAAAACAGCTTGCGCTGCGGCTTGGTGGTGGCCACGCGCACCAGACGCCAGTTGCGCAGGATGAATTCGTGGATTTCCGCTTTGATCCAGTGGATGGCAAATGAGAACAGCCGCACGCCGCGTTGCGGTTCAAAGCGCTTGACGGCTTTCATCAGGCCGATATTGCCTTCCTGGATCAGGTCGGCCTGCTGCAGGCCGTAGCCGGCGTAACCGCGAGCAACGGACACCACTACGCGCAGGTGCGACATCACCAGACGCCGGGCGGCGTCCAGGTCGTTATCGTGATGCAGGCGGGTGGCCAGTTCGGTTTCTTCTTCCTGGCTCAGCATCGGCACGCTGTTGACAGTCTGGATGTACTGTTCAAGGCTGCCGGCGGCAGCCGGGATGGGCAGGGCAAACGTAGCACTCATAGGGTGGACAACCTCCTGTATTGCGCTAATCTTAGCACTCGCCACGAGAGAGTGCCAAAACAGTCAAACAGTTCCTGGGAAAATTTTTTCTATGGGAGGGATAGCCTGTCACTATGCTGGAATCGGATTGTGGCCGGGGCAAGGGATGACTGGGGTCAGCAGCGCCGGCCCCCGCGTTTGCGCAGGCAAAACAGGGGGCCGGGGTGGGCTGGGGTGTGGTGGCCTTGCAACAGCGTTATTGCGGTTCAATCTGGCGCAGGATATGCCCGGTGGCCAGACGGGCACCCAGGGCGGCCAGCAGCGCCACGCCGCCCAGCAGGACGAGCACTTCGTCGGCGTTGAGATTGCGCAGGGTGGCATGGTCGTTGTACAGGGTGGCCAGCTCGGCCAGCGCCGGGTTGGCGCTGGCAATCAGCCAGGCGCTCAGGCCCCAGGCAATCAGTGCGGCCAGCACGCCCTGAAACACGGCAAAGTAAACAAAGGGCCGGCGGATGAAGCCGTCGGTGGCACCAATCAGCTTGGACACTTCAATTTCATCGCGCCGGCTGAGAATCTGCAGGCGAATGGTGTTGGAGCTGGCCAGCACCATGGCAATGCCCAGCGCGGCACCCAGCAGCAGGGTGAGCTGGTGGCCCAGGCTGAGCAGGCTGTGCAGTTTTTTGGCCCAGCCGGCGTCAAACTGGGTGGCTTCCACCATCGGCAGGCCGGAGAGTTCCTTTTGCAGGCGCTCCAGTGGCTCGGGGGCGGTGTCTTTTGGGTCGATAATAAAGGCGTCGGGCAGCGGGTTGCTGCCCAGGCCTTCGGTCAGCCCGTTCAGGCTGTTGCGTTTCATCAGGTCTTGCAGCGCCTGCTCCTTGCTGACAAAGCGGTGCGATTTGACCAGCGCGTGCTGCTTGAGGGTCTGATTGACGGTTTCCACGTCGGGCCGGTCGGCGCTGGCTTCCATGAACAGGGTGATTTGTGGCGCGGCGGCCAGGCCGTTGCTCCAGCTCGACAGGCTGGCCACAATCAGATACAGGCCCAGCGGCAGGCTGATGGCGACGGCAAGCATGAACAGGCTGAGCAGGCTGCCAAGCGGCTGGCGAATCAGCGTGCGCAGGGCCGAGCGGGCGGCGCGGCCATGCAGATAGAGCAGATGTTTCATGCGGTGAAGTGTCCGTGTGCAAGCCGGATGATGCGTCGGCCATACTCGTTCATCAGCGTTTCATCGTGTGCAGACACCACGACGGTGACGCCAACCTGATTGAAAGACTTGAACAGCGCCATGATGTCGTGGGCGTAGTCGCGGTCCAGATTGCCGGTGGGTTCATCCGCCAGCAGGATGGAGGGGCGGTGTACCACGGCGCGGGCGATGCACAGGCGCTGCTGTTCGCCGCCAGACAGGCGGATCGGGTTGGATTTCTCCCGCTCCAGCAGCCCCACTTTGTCCAGTGCGGCACGCACCCGTTTGGCGGCCTCGCGCCGGTCAAAGCCAATCACGTCTAGCGGTAGCATGACATTGTCGAATACCGAGCGGTCGAACAGGATTTTATGGTCCTGGAACACCAGGCCGATATGCTGGCGCATATAGGAAATCTGCGTGCCGCCCAGCTTGCCCAGATTCTGGCCGTTGATCAGCACGGTGCCGCTGGTGGCACGTTCAATTCCGGCAATCAGCTTGAGCAGGGTGGATTTGCCCGCGCCGGAATGGCCGGCCAGAAACACCATTTCGCCCTTGTCCACCTTGAATGACAGGTTTTTCAGGGCGTCAATCCCGCCAGGGTAGCGTTTGGTGACTTGGTCAAATTGAATCATGGGGTGTCCGTAGGGGCCGGCGTCAGTCAAACAGCGCGTCAACGTAGTCGCGGGCCGAGAACGGGCGCAGGTCGTCCAGGCCTTCGCCTACGCCGATGAAGCGCAGCGGAATCGGGTGTTCGCGGGCAATGGCGGCAATCACCCCGCCCTTGGCGGTGCCGTCAAGCTTGGTGAGGATCAGGCCGGTGAGCTTGAGCGCATCGTCAAAGGCGCGCACCTGCATCAGCGCGTTCTGGCCGATATTGGCGTCCAGCACCAGAATCACTTCGTGCGGCGCGCCGGGCAGGGCCTTGTCGATTACCCGCTTGACCTTGCGGATTTCTTCCATCAGGTGCAGCTGGGTGGGCAAACGCCCGGCGGTGTCGGCCAGCACGATGTCGATCTTGCGCGCCACCGCTGCCTGGATGGCGTCGTAGCACACCGCTGCCGAATCCCCACCCTGCTGGGTGATCACCGTTACATTATTGCGCTCGCCCCAGGCCATCAGTTGTTCGCGTGCGGCGGCACGGAAGGTGTCGCCGGCTGCCAGCAGCACCGATTTGCCCTGCAGCTGGAAGTATTTGGCCAGCTTGCCGATCGAGGTGGTCTTGCCTGCACCGTTGACGCCAGCCAGCATGATCACACAGGGCTGGTGGCCGCTGGTGTCCAGCGGGATTTGCAGCGGGGCAATCAGTTCGGTCAGCGATTCTTTCAGCGCGCCTTTCAGCTCGCTGCCGTCTTTCAGCCCGCGCAGGGTGACCCGCTCGCGCACTTCCTTGAGCAGGTGGGTGGTGGCCGGCACGCCCATGTCGGCGGTCAGCAGTACGGTTTCCAGCTCTTCGTACAGATCTTCGTCGATCTTGCCGCCGCCAAACAGGCCGGCCAGTGATTTGCCCAGCTTGTCACGGGTTTTGGACAGGCCGGCTTTCAGCCGGTCGGTCCAGCTGGCCTTGCGTGGCGCTTCGGCTACGGGTTCCGCACTGACGGCAGGCACGCTGGGCGCAGCACTGGCGGCAGGCGCTACGCTGGCTGGCGGCGCGCTTGGGGTGGCCGGTGCGGCAGCGCTTGCCGGTGCAGCAGGTTCAATATCAGCCGCGGCTGGAGCCGGGGCTGGCGGGGCGAGATCTTCCGCCTTGGGTTTTTTCTTGAAGAAACTAAACATGGTGTCAGGGTGTCAACTTCCCGGCGTTTGGTTCATGATGCGGGCCTGTCAGACCCGAGTCTGACGGCATAGTGCTGCGATTGTAATAAGTTTTGATGGAGAACGGGAAAACCATGTCTCAAACAACCCCTCGCTGGGGCGTGCTCGGTCTGCTGGCCGGCCTGTGGCTGAGCCTGCCCGCCCTGGCCGACGAGCCCGTGGAAACCACGCTGCGCAACGGTCTGAAAGTGGTGGTCAAGGTAGACCGGCGCGCGCCGGTGGCTGTTTCGCAAATCTGGTACCGGGTGGGCAGCGTTGACGAGGCTTCCGGCATCACCGGGGTGTCGCATGCGCTGGAACACATGATGTTCAAGGGCACGGCGCAGGTGCCGGCAGGTGAATTCTCGCGGCGCATTGCCGCATTGGGCGGCAAGGAAAACGCCTTCACCAGCAAAGACTATACGGTGTACTTTCAGCAACTGGCCAATCATACCCTGCCGCAGGCCATGGCGCTGGAAGCCGATCGGATGACCGGGCTGCGCATCGACGACGCCGCGTTTGCCAGCGAGATCAGCGTGATCCGCGAAGAGCGCCGTCAGCGCACCGACGACCAGCCCACCGGTGTGTTGTTTGAGCAATTGTTTGCCACGGCGCTGACCGCCAACCCGGCGCGTCAGCCCATCATTGGCTGGATGGGCGACCTGGAGCGCATGCGCGCCGACGATCTGCGCCAGTGGTATCAGCGCTGGTATGCGCCCAATAACGCCATTCTGGTGGTGGTGGGCGATGTCGATCCACAGCAGGTGTTCAAACTGGCTGAACAGCATTATGGCCCGCTGCCGGCGCGCAGCCTGCCGGCGCGCTCGGTGCTGCCCGAACCCAGCCAGTACGGCGAGCGCCGGCTGACCATCAAACGTCCGTCGCAGCTGGGCTATGTGGCGCTGGCCTGGCAGGCACCACGGCTGAGCAAGATCAATGACAGCGAACCTTATGCGCTGGATATGCTGGCTGCCGTACTGGACGGCCACGCCGCCTCGCGCCTGCCGCGCGCGCTGGTGCGCGAACAGCAGGTGGCCAGCAGTGTGAGCGCCGGCTACGACATGACCGGACGCGGCGCGTCGCTGTTCACCCTGATTGCCGTGCCGGCTGCCGGCAAAACCGCTGCCCAGGCCGAGGCCGCGCTGAAGCAGCAGATTGCCCGGCTGGTGAAAGAGGGCGTGACTGAGGCCGAACTGGCGCGGGTGCGCACCCAGCTCAAGGCGGCGCGGGTGTATGAAAAGGATTCGATGTTTGGCCAGGCGATGAAAATTGGCCAGCTGGAAGCGCTGGGCTTCTCCTGGCGTGACGACGATGCCATCGACCGGCAGCTCGACGAGGTGACGCCAGCGGCGGTGCAGGCGGTGGCCAAACGCTATTTGACTGATGACCGGCTGACTGCCGCCGTGCTGCTGCCGCAGGCCGTGCCTGCCGGTCAGGTGGCGGCACCGACGCTGAATGGAGGCGCACATGTTCGCTAAATCACCCTGGATGCTGGTGCTGGCGTGCTGCCTGAGCTGGGCTGGCCTGGCGCAGGCACTGGAGACCCAGCGCTGGCAAACGCCGCAGGGCGCGCAGGTGGTATTTGTGCCCAGCCGGGATAATCCCCTGCTGGATGTGCGGGTGGACTTTGACGCGGGCAATCGCCGCGACAGCGCCAGC
Protein-coding regions in this window:
- a CDS encoding DUF4339 domain-containing protein; translation: MDAVTQNQSDKQWFYESEGQRKGGVPEVEIIALIKEGKLTHGAAVWCKGMPDWMKIENTELRVHLDDSAPPPLTGEHVNNTLVWVLAFAPLLGFILEGLVAGFVYRGNDHLIELAMAHNKFWYVTIALNIGLSFWDEKRLQEGGLNTEKFKGWVWLVPVYLFQRAKALKHNMAYFAVWIGAFVLMLSMAAEYSR
- the rpoH gene encoding RNA polymerase sigma factor RpoH; amino-acid sequence: MSATFALPIPAAAGSLEQYIQTVNSVPMLSQEEETELATRLHHDNDLDAARRLVMSHLRVVVSVARGYAGYGLQQADLIQEGNIGLMKAVKRFEPQRGVRLFSFAIHWIKAEIHEFILRNWRLVRVATTKPQRKLFFNLRSMKSGFSALTDKEARQIAEDLGVKPEEVREMETRMSGQDVALMADDNDDEGGYAPIDWLADAENEPTRQIEKKAFDRLQREGLEEALSTLDARSRRIVESRWLADDGGLTLHDLAAEYGVSAERIRQIEAKALQKMKQALVTAA
- the ftsX gene encoding permease-like cell division protein FtsX, whose protein sequence is MKHLLYLHGRAARSALRTLIRQPLGSLLSLFMLAVAISLPLGLYLIVASLSSWSNGLAAAPQITLFMEASADRPDVETVNQTLKQHALVKSHRFVSKEQALQDLMKRNSLNGLTEGLGSNPLPDAFIIDPKDTAPEPLERLQKELSGLPMVEATQFDAGWAKKLHSLLSLGHQLTLLLGAALGIAMVLASSNTIRLQILSRRDEIEVSKLIGATDGFIRRPFVYFAVFQGVLAALIAWGLSAWLIASANPALAELATLYNDHATLRNLNADEVLVLLGGVALLAALGARLATGHILRQIEPQ
- the ftsE gene encoding cell division ATP-binding protein FtsE; the encoded protein is MIQFDQVTKRYPGGIDALKNLSFKVDKGEMVFLAGHSGAGKSTLLKLIAGIERATSGTVLINGQNLGKLGGTQISYMRQHIGLVFQDHKILFDRSVFDNVMLPLDVIGFDRREAAKRVRAALDKVGLLEREKSNPIRLSGGEQQRLCIARAVVHRPSILLADEPTGNLDRDYAHDIMALFKSFNQVGVTVVVSAHDETLMNEYGRRIIRLAHGHFTA
- the ftsY gene encoding signal recognition particle-docking protein FtsY codes for the protein MFSFFKKKPKAEDLAPPAPAPAAADIEPAAPASAAAPATPSAPPASVAPAASAAPSVPAVSAEPVAEAPRKASWTDRLKAGLSKTRDKLGKSLAGLFGGGKIDEDLYEELETVLLTADMGVPATTHLLKEVRERVTLRGLKDGSELKGALKESLTELIAPLQIPLDTSGHQPCVIMLAGVNGAGKTTSIGKLAKYFQLQGKSVLLAAGDTFRAAAREQLMAWGERNNVTVITQQGGDSAAVCYDAIQAAVARKIDIVLADTAGRLPTQLHLMEEIRKVKRVIDKALPGAPHEVILVLDANIGQNALMQVRAFDDALKLTGLILTKLDGTAKGGVIAAIAREHPIPLRFIGVGEGLDDLRPFSARDYVDALFD
- a CDS encoding pitrilysin family protein, which produces MSQTTPRWGVLGLLAGLWLSLPALADEPVETTLRNGLKVVVKVDRRAPVAVSQIWYRVGSVDEASGITGVSHALEHMMFKGTAQVPAGEFSRRIAALGGKENAFTSKDYTVYFQQLANHTLPQAMALEADRMTGLRIDDAAFASEISVIREERRQRTDDQPTGVLFEQLFATALTANPARQPIIGWMGDLERMRADDLRQWYQRWYAPNNAILVVVGDVDPQQVFKLAEQHYGPLPARSLPARSVLPEPSQYGERRLTIKRPSQLGYVALAWQAPRLSKINDSEPYALDMLAAVLDGHAASRLPRALVREQQVASSVSAGYDMTGRGASLFTLIAVPAAGKTAAQAEAALKQQIARLVKEGVTEAELARVRTQLKAARVYEKDSMFGQAMKIGQLEALGFSWRDDDAIDRQLDEVTPAAVQAVAKRYLTDDRLTAAVLLPQAVPAGQVAAPTLNGGAHVR